CGTACGAAGCGCTTCATCCCGCCCATGGGCAGGAGCATCTCCAGAAGCGAGGCCAGCACCACCAGCACCACCAGGCCCCGCACCCACTCCGTCAGCGCGGCCATGGCCTCACCTCACCATCACGGCCACGTTGGCCGAACCCACGATGACCACCACCGAGATGAAGAACATCAGGGCGACCATGCCCACCGCCGCGAAGAGCATGTACAGCGACTTGGCCATGGTGGTCAGCATCCGGGCGATCTCGCCGGCCCCGGCGGGCTGGACCAGGGCTCCGGCCACCTGGTAGACCCAGGAGATGCTCAGGATCTTCAGCAGGGGAAAGGCGACGATGAAGAAGATGGCCGTGGCCCCGAGCATGCCCAGCGCGTTCTTCAGCAGCAGCGAGGAGCCGACGATCAGGTCGGTGGCGTCCGCCAGGGTCTTGCCGATGACGGGGACGAACGACCCCGTGACAAACTTGGCCGCCTTCACCGAGAGGCCGTCGGCCACCGCCCCCGCAGCGCCCTTGACCGCCACGGTGCCCAGGAAGACCGTCCCGGTCGCGCCCAGGGTCACCGTGGCGCCCTGGCGCAGCAGATGGGCCAGGTTGGAGAGCCGGTACTTCTCATGCAGCCCCGAGACGATGTCCAGCACCGCCGCCAGGAAGGCCAGGGGAAAGACCACGTTCACCATGACGGTGCTCGTCACGTTGAGCATGGTCACCATCAGCGGCTGGAAGATCGCCGCCGTGGCGGCCCCGCCCAGGGCGATGAGCACGGTGAGCAGGGTCGGGAGCACGGCCAGCATGAACGCATTCAGGCTCTCCATCACCTGGCGGGCGGCGCCGACGGCCAGGCCGAACCCGGTGATCGCCAGCCCCACCAGCACCAGGTAGATGACCCAGTAGGCGACGGAGCCGGCGGCGTCCGCGCCCATCGCGGACTGCATCTGCCCCAGCACGGCCGCGGTGATCGCGAGCACCACCAGCTTCATGAGCAGGTCGGCGTTGGCCAGCACCTCGCGGACCAGGTACCGGAGCAGCCCCTGGAGGATGGCCCCGGCCGACAGAGACGGGGAGTCCTCGCCGCTGGACAGCCGCAGGAAGTCGCCGAGGGTGATCTGGGGCCCGTATCCTTCCCAGGTCCGGTTCACCTCGTCCAGGAAGCGTTCGATGGCGCTCGTGTCCAGCGCCGCCGCCTGCTCCCACAGCAGCCCGCCGGGCGCCGCCGGCCCCTCGGCTGACGCCGGGAGGGCCGTCAGCGCCACTGCGAGCAGGAGCAGGACCCACCACCACGTGCGCTTCACGCTCCGCACCCCTACCCCAGCAAGTTCAGGATGGCGTCGAGCACCCCGAGGATGATCGGCACCGCCAGCAGCATGATGATGATTTTGCCCGCCATCTCCACCTTGGTGGCGACGGCCTTCTCCCCCGCATCCGACAGCACCTGGGCGCCGAAGTCGGTGATGTACGCGATCCCGATAATCTTCAGGACCGTGTCGATGTGCGCCTGTTCCAGCGACGCCCGGGCGGCCAGGGACTGGATCACCTCCACCACCCGGAGCACCTTGGCCATCATCAGCGCAAAGAGCATGACGCCGGCTGCGATCGAAAGCTGCATGGCCAGCTCCGGCCGGTGCTGCCGGAGCACGCTGATCAGCATGCCCGCCAGCAGGCCGAGACCGACGATCTGCACGATCTCCACGGGCCCTTCCCCCCGTCCGCGGGCACCCGCCCTGTCCGTCAGTACATGCCGAAGGTGGCCTTCACCAAGTTGAAGAACCTGCCGAGCAGCGTCACCACCATCATGAGCACCACCAGCACGCCCACCAGCGTCACCATCTGGCCCTGCTCGTCCTTGCCGGCCTGTTTCAGCACGGTGGCCATGACCGCCACGATGATGCCGACCCCGGCGATGCGGAACAAGAGCTGCACGTCCACCCGGCTCACCCTCCACCTAGATCAGAATCAGCACCAGGGCCAGGCCCGAAAGAACCCCGACGTACCGGTACATCTTCTCGTACCGCCGCCGCTCGTCCGTCGCCTCGGCCTCCGCCGCGGCCAGCCTTTCCAGGGCCAGCCGCAGGTGGCGCACCTGGTCCCGGCGGTCCGACGCCCCCAGCACGGGGACCAGGGCGGCCAGGATCTCCTGGTCCGCCGGCGTCAGGCAGGTCGCCCCCCGCCGCTCCTCCAGGGCCGCAGCCAGCGCCTCCCCGGGGGTAATGCCCCCGCCGCCCTCCAGCCGATCCGCGGCGTCCGCCAGGACCGCCCCGGCCACCGGCCCCGACGCCCTGGCCGCGCTGCGCAGGGCGTCCGGCATCGGGGTGGCGCCGTACTCCACCTCGGTGACCAGCACCGCCAGGCCGTTCTGAAAGCCCCGGAGCTCCGCCGGCCGGCGGGCATACCGGGCGGCGATCTGGAAGCCGATCCACGACGGCGCCAGCACGGTGAGGGCCGCGCCGAGCAGCTTCAGCGTCATGCCACCACCTCCCGCGCCAGGTCCAGGACCGCCTCCACGGTGCCGGGCCCGCGGCTGCGGCCGAGGACCACCGCCCGCTCGAAAGCGCCCGCCCTGAGCAGTTCCGCCAGGGCCGGCCGGCGGCGCACGTCCGACAGGCCCGCCCCGTGCGCCGTGGCCAGGACGGCAACCCCGGCGTGCAGGGCCTCCATCACCGCCACCGCATCCTCCGGCCGGCCGATCTCGTCGGCGGCGACCACCTGCGGCGAGAGGGCCCGGATCATGAGCATCAACCCCTCGGCCTTGGGGCAGCCGTCCAGCACGTCGGTGCGGGGCCCCACGTCCCGCTGGGGAACGCCGCACACGCATCCGGCGACCTCCGACCGCTCGTCCACCAGCCCCACCTTGAGCCCCCGAAGCCCCAGGCGCGGCACGCCGGTGGAGAGCTGGCGCACCAGGTCCCGGAGCAGGGTCGTCTTGCCGGCCTGGGGCGGTGAGACCAACAGCGTCGAGAGAAAGCGTCCGCCCCGCACCAGGTGGGGCAGCAGGCCGTCGGCGGCCCCGGGCACCTCCCGGGCGATGCGGACGTTCAGACTGGCCACCTGCTTCAGCGTGCGGATGCGGCACGCCTCAGTCACCGCCCGCCCGCAGAGGCCGACCCGGTGGCCCCCTTCCAGGGTCAGGAAACCGCCCCGCACCTCCTCCTCCCAGGCGTAGACCGACCCCTTGGCCATGAGCTGGAAGGTGCGCTGCAGGTCGTCGCCGTCCGGACGGACCGCCCGGGCGGGATCGGCCGTCAGCCGGCCGTCAGGGGTCACGAAGGCGTCGCCGCCGGGGTAGACCAGGTGCAGCGGCCGCCCCTGGCGGATGCGGATCTCCTCCGGCGGCGCGGGCAAGAGCGGGACGGCCCTGCGCAGCAGGTCCGCGAGGCGCGGGGCGACATGGGCCAGGATCTCCCTCTCGAACTCCTCCGGCACCACCGCTCGTCCCCCCCTCCTGCTGAGAGATGCTATGCGGGCCTGTCCCCCATTATGAGGACTGCCGTCCGCGCGGCGGGGCCGCCCGCCCGGGCTCCGGTCCGGGCAGCGGCCCCGCGTGATCGGTTGGCGCCTCAGTCGTCGACCTCGTCGGCCTCCATGGTACAGCCGCAGACCGGGCAGGTGACCTCCAGGTCCTCGTCGTCCACCTCCCCGGCCTGGGCGCCGATGGGTTCGCCGCAGCGGGAGCAGGTCAGCACGGTGACGTCGTCCGCGTCGTCGGGGATGAACACGATCTCGTTTTCGTTGTACACCTCGTCCTCCACGCTGGAGAGGTCGTCATCCATCTCGTCCACGTACTCGGCCAGGTCCCCCTGGAACTCGGTGATCTCCTCGATCTCCTCGGCGATGTCGCCAAGCACGTCGAGGACGCCCGCCAGCACGCGGCCGTGCGCGCTGTCGACGTCGATGGCGAGCCCCTCCGCGAGGCCCTGCAGATACGCGACGCGGGAACGAAGGTCGGTCATGGCAGCACTCCTCCTTCCTCGGGCAGTCCCGCGCGATAGTCTGCCCGGGTTGACCGGAAAACAAATCGGGGTGCGCGCTGCGCACCCCGATTTTCATTGCATGGCGATCAGGCCCGGGACAGATACTCGCCCGTCCGGGTGTCGACCTTGATGACGTCGCCGGTGTTGACGAAGAGCGGCACCTGCACGACGTAACCGGTCTCCAGCTTGGCGGGCTTGTAGGTGCCGGTGGCGGTGTCGCCCTTGAAGCCAGGCTCCGTCTCGACGACCTTCAGCTCCACCGTGTTGGGCAGGTCCACGCCGATGACCTGGCCCTTCCAGCTGGCGATCTGCACCGTCATGTTCTCCAGCAGGAAGTTGGGCGCGTTGCCCACCTGCTCCTCGGTGAGCTCGATTTGCTCGAAGGTCTCGTTGTTCATGAAGACCCAGACGCCCTGGTCCGCATACAGGAACTGATACTCCCGGCGGTCCACGTTCGCCTGCTCCACCTTCTCGCCGGCGCGGAAGGTCGTTTCGATGGTCGCCCCCGTCAGGATGTTCTTCAGCTTGGTCCGCACAAACGCGGCGCCCTTGCCGGGCTTCACATGCAGGAACTCGATCACCTGGTAGACGGTGCCGTCCATTTCGATGGTCATGCCGTTCCGCAGATCGTTAACCGAAATCACTGTACAGTCCCCTCCGCTCCACGCTTCACGCCAGAATTTCTACGCCCCGGGGGCGAACAGAAACCAATCCTACAGAATGAGAAGCTCCTTCGGCGAGTGGGTGAACGACTCAGCCCCCGACTCGGTGACCAGCAGCATGTCCTCGATCCGGACGCCACCCCAGCCTGGCAGGTAGATGCCCGGCTCCACCGTGACCACCATGCCGGGACGGAGCACCACGTCACCGCCCCGCTGGCTGACCCGCGGCCCCTCGTGGATGTACCGCCCGACGCCGTGTCCCGTGCCGTGACCGAAGTATTCGCGGTAGCCCTTCTCGGCGATGTACGACCGGCAGACGTCGTCCAGCTCCCTGCCGGTGATGCCGGGGCGGCAGGCCGCCACACCCCGCTTCTGTGCCTCCAGCACGATGCCGTAGATCTCCCGCTGCTTGTCCGTAGGTTCCCCAAGCATGACGGTGCGGGTCATGTCGGAACAGTAGCCCTGGTACACGGCGCCGAAGTCGAAGGTGATCAGGTCGCCGACCTCGATCGCCTTGTCGCTGGCCACGCCGTGGGGCAGGGAAGAGCGGGCGCCGGAGGCGACGATGGTCTCAAACGCCACACCCTCCGCTCCCAGCTTCTTCATGCGGTACTCCAGTTCCGTGGCCAGATCCCGCTCGATAACGCCGGGCTTGATGAGCGGCAGGATCTGGGCGAAGGCCTCGTCGGCGATCTCGGCCGCCCGGCGCATCAGGGCGATCTCCGTCTCGTCCTTGATCATGCGCAGCTCTTCGACCAGCCCGGAAACCGAGGTCCACTGGCACCCGGCCAGAAACTGCTGGTAAGTCTGGTGTT
The nucleotide sequence above comes from Symbiobacterium thermophilum IAM 14863. Encoded proteins:
- a CDS encoding CD1247 N-terminal domain-containing protein, whose amino-acid sequence is MTDLRSRVAYLQGLAEGLAIDVDSAHGRVLAGVLDVLGDIAEEIEEITEFQGDLAEYVDEMDDDLSSVEDEVYNENEIVFIPDDADDVTVLTCSRCGEPIGAQAGEVDDEDLEVTCPVCGCTMEADEVDD
- the spoIIIAE gene encoding stage III sporulation protein AE, encoding MKRTWWWVLLLLAVALTALPASAEGPAAPGGLLWEQAAALDTSAIERFLDEVNRTWEGYGPQITLGDFLRLSSGEDSPSLSAGAILQGLLRYLVREVLANADLLMKLVVLAITAAVLGQMQSAMGADAAGSVAYWVIYLVLVGLAITGFGLAVGAARQVMESLNAFMLAVLPTLLTVLIALGGAATAAIFQPLMVTMLNVTSTVMVNVVFPLAFLAAVLDIVSGLHEKYRLSNLAHLLRQGATVTLGATGTVFLGTVAVKGAAGAVADGLSVKAAKFVTGSFVPVIGKTLADATDLIVGSSLLLKNALGMLGATAIFFIVAFPLLKILSISWVYQVAGALVQPAGAGEIARMLTTMAKSLYMLFAAVGMVALMFFISVVVIVGSANVAVMVR
- the spoIIIAC gene encoding stage III sporulation protein AC, which produces MSRVDVQLLFRIAGVGIIVAVMATVLKQAGKDEQGQMVTLVGVLVVLMMVVTLLGRFFNLVKATFGMY
- the spoIIIAD gene encoding stage III sporulation protein AD, which codes for MEIVQIVGLGLLAGMLISVLRQHRPELAMQLSIAAGVMLFALMMAKVLRVVEVIQSLAARASLEQAHIDTVLKIIGIAYITDFGAQVLSDAGEKAVATKVEMAGKIIIMLLAVPIILGVLDAILNLLG
- the spoIIIAA gene encoding stage III sporulation protein AA translates to MPEEFEREILAHVAPRLADLLRRAVPLLPAPPEEIRIRQGRPLHLVYPGGDAFVTPDGRLTADPARAVRPDGDDLQRTFQLMAKGSVYAWEEEVRGGFLTLEGGHRVGLCGRAVTEACRIRTLKQVASLNVRIAREVPGAADGLLPHLVRGGRFLSTLLVSPPQAGKTTLLRDLVRQLSTGVPRLGLRGLKVGLVDERSEVAGCVCGVPQRDVGPRTDVLDGCPKAEGLMLMIRALSPQVVAADEIGRPEDAVAVMEALHAGVAVLATAHGAGLSDVRRRPALAELLRAGAFERAVVLGRSRGPGTVEAVLDLAREVVA
- the spoIIIAB gene encoding stage III sporulation protein SpoIIIAB, encoding MTLKLLGAALTVLAPSWIGFQIAARYARRPAELRGFQNGLAVLVTEVEYGATPMPDALRSAARASGPVAGAVLADAADRLEGGGGITPGEALAAALEERRGATCLTPADQEILAALVPVLGASDRRDQVRHLRLALERLAAAEAEATDERRRYEKMYRYVGVLSGLALVLILI
- a CDS encoding M24 family metallopeptidase, whose protein sequence is MSQARLARLRARLEERGLDAVLIAKPHNRAYLSGFTGSAGLLLITADRAALVTDFRYVEQAAAQAPEFEVIKAESANQAVLTRLVEEWGVKRIGFEGDFLTVDEHQTYQQFLAGCQWTSVSGLVEELRMIKDETEIALMRRAAEIADEAFAQILPLIKPGVIERDLATELEYRMKKLGAEGVAFETIVASGARSSLPHGVASDKAIEVGDLITFDFGAVYQGYCSDMTRTVMLGEPTDKQREIYGIVLEAQKRGVAACRPGITGRELDDVCRSYIAEKGYREYFGHGTGHGVGRYIHEGPRVSQRGGDVVLRPGMVVTVEPGIYLPGWGGVRIEDMLLVTESGAESFTHSPKELLIL
- the efp gene encoding elongation factor P, translated to MISVNDLRNGMTIEMDGTVYQVIEFLHVKPGKGAAFVRTKLKNILTGATIETTFRAGEKVEQANVDRREYQFLYADQGVWVFMNNETFEQIELTEEQVGNAPNFLLENMTVQIASWKGQVIGVDLPNTVELKVVETEPGFKGDTATGTYKPAKLETGYVVQVPLFVNTGDVIKVDTRTGEYLSRA